A stretch of Candidatus Nanogingivalaceae bacterium DNA encodes these proteins:
- a CDS encoding ribonuclease HII, whose amino-acid sequence MILGIDEVGRGAWAGPLVVGACILNNAQIDGLTDSKALTKKQREKIVSEIRESPAIVGLGWVSNEELDKIGLSDSLKLATKKAVKEVQAKCKDCGVGFDEVIIDGTVNFLSNTPLEKHTSTLKKADLLISSVSAAAICAKVARDNFMAELSKKPEFSCYGFEKHSGYGTAKHRAALAEFGVSSFHRKSFKPIMELTEKSKEKLEKDQKQKNKKITTKKLGDDAENFVAEFLKRENHDIIARNWRTKFCEIDIVSKCNKDYYFTEVKFRKNADFGGGTGAISKKKLEQMRFAANYFAHKNNLQNVNLYLAGAIVEGEDFEKFNWFKILD is encoded by the coding sequence ATGATTTTAGGAATCGATGAGGTTGGTCGCGGAGCTTGGGCTGGCCCTTTAGTTGTCGGGGCTTGCATTTTGAATAATGCACAAATTGATGGATTAACAGACTCGAAGGCTCTTACAAAAAAGCAACGAGAAAAAATAGTATCAGAAATTCGTGAAAGTCCAGCAATTGTTGGGCTGGGCTGGGTTTCGAATGAAGAATTGGATAAGATTGGATTAAGCGACAGTTTAAAATTAGCTACAAAAAAAGCCGTTAAAGAAGTACAAGCTAAATGCAAGGATTGCGGTGTTGGTTTTGATGAAGTTATTATTGATGGAACTGTTAATTTTTTATCTAATACTCCACTTGAAAAACATACATCAACGCTTAAAAAGGCTGACTTATTGATTTCGAGCGTGTCGGCTGCAGCAATTTGCGCTAAAGTTGCACGCGATAATTTTATGGCGGAACTTTCGAAAAAACCTGAATTTTCTTGCTATGGTTTCGAGAAGCATTCAGGGTATGGAACTGCAAAGCATCGGGCGGCTTTAGCGGAATTTGGTGTGAGTAGTTTTCATCGCAAAAGTTTTAAGCCAATCATGGAACTTACAGAAAAATCTAAGGAAAAGTTAGAGAAAGATCAAAAGCAAAAAAATAAAAAAATAACAACAAAAAAACTCGGGGATGATGCAGAAAATTTTGTAGCGGAGTTTTTAAAACGGGAAAATCATGATATTATAGCGCGTAATTGGCGGACAAAATTTTGTGAAATTGATATTGTTTCAAAATGTAATAAAGATTATTATTTTACGGAGGTTAAATTTCGAAAAAATGCTGATTTTGGCGGGGGTACAGGTGCTATTTCGAAAAAGAAACTTGAACAGATGAGATTTGCTGCAAACTATTTTGCACATAAAAATAATCTTCAAAATGTAAATCTTTATCTAGCAGGTGCTATTGTCGAGGGTGAAGATTTTGAAAAATTTAATTGGTTTAAAATTTTAGATTAG
- a CDS encoding M20/M25/M40 family metallo-hydrolase — protein sequence MDEIELTKKLIEIESVSGNETKILEFIADFLQKKSAKVWQNEDFVAGLFKIRNSKDQNLKNNRAIILTGHIDTVSAGDLNAWDKSPWQAIETSEKIIGLGASDMKGGLAAQFIAALDFIKEGNFKSNFDLWLVAVSNEEIDGRGSRNFVKWLNQQSGFSYKETFGIIAEPTNNKNIEIGHRGNRFLTLKFTGESGHASQQENYQKSALSKASSFLLNIDAIFNKWVDKYSNIYLRKPSLVPTSLSAGDKQSPNKTATSAEIVLDIRTTPELDTDFENAFNLLAKKYGFSWKYHSDPVPSTLVSENSAVIKNILKSADLTESSIMISPGATDQGEFVNGLKNTQVVVFGPGEWDEAHHQNEFIYKEKLSKYKMEIVDFLKEF from the coding sequence ATGGATGAAATCGAATTAACAAAAAAATTAATCGAAATAGAAAGCGTTTCAGGCAATGAAACTAAAATTCTAGAGTTCATTGCCGATTTCTTGCAAAAAAAATCAGCAAAAGTGTGGCAAAATGAAGATTTTGTGGCAGGCCTTTTCAAGATTCGAAATTCCAAAGATCAAAATCTAAAAAATAATCGAGCAATTATTCTAACCGGTCATATCGATACTGTTTCTGCTGGAGACTTAAATGCTTGGGATAAATCACCTTGGCAAGCAATCGAAACGAGCGAAAAAATCATCGGACTCGGCGCAAGCGATATGAAAGGCGGCTTAGCTGCTCAATTTATCGCGGCATTAGATTTTATTAAAGAAGGAAATTTTAAAAGCAATTTTGATCTCTGGCTTGTTGCAGTTTCAAATGAAGAAATTGATGGTCGTGGAAGTCGTAATTTTGTAAAATGGCTAAATCAACAATCTGGTTTTAGCTATAAAGAAACTTTTGGAATTATCGCTGAGCCAACAAACAATAAAAATATCGAAATCGGCCACCGTGGAAACAGATTTCTAACTTTAAAATTTACCGGAGAAAGTGGACATGCTTCACAACAAGAAAATTATCAAAAATCCGCACTTTCGAAAGCTTCAAGTTTCTTATTAAATATCGATGCTATTTTTAACAAATGGGTTGATAAATATTCAAATATCTATCTAAGGAAACCTAGTTTAGTCCCAACTTCTTTGAGCGCCGGAGATAAGCAAAGCCCCAACAAGACAGCAACCTCCGCCGAAATAGTCCTAGATATACGAACGACACCAGAGCTTGACACGGATTTCGAAAACGCCTTTAATCTTCTAGCTAAAAAATATGGATTTTCCTGGAAATATCATAGCGATCCCGTACCATCAACTCTTGTTTCAGAAAACTCAGCAGTTATTAAGAATATACTAAAATCTGCAGACCTAACAGAGTCATCGATCATGATTAGCCCTGGCGCAACAGACCAAGGAGAGTTTGTTAATGGTCTTAAAAATACTCAGGTAGTTGTTTTCGGGCCCGGCGAATGGGATGAAGCACATCATCAAAATGAATTTATCTATAAAGAAAAACTTTCAAAATACAAAATGGAAATAGTAGATTTTCTGAAAGAATTTTAA
- a CDS encoding UDP-N-acetylmuramoyl-tripeptide--D-alanyl-D-alanine ligase, with translation MFKKGIQTKLEKYVRRYFEEHPDIKLVTVAGSVGKTSTKLAIATILSQKYRVRLHEGNHNTHLSAPLAILGINFPGNPRNFWQWHKVFKAARKRIKSPAGSEPEVIIQELGTDHPGDIAQFGAYLFADISIITSVTPEHMEFFGTIDAVAQEELDAATYAKIAILNQDDINGEFLKYLRNSNFSTYSSSGGANYNFIPNDFSLLEGFGGNIQTPEFGEIPVRAKVFGEHSLRPITGAVAVAIKLGLNPQEIINGLASLKPVPGRMNFMRGLEDSVLIDDTYNSSPAALTAAIQTLYALSAPSKIAVIGSMNELGESSAMEHQRIGEMLDGVELSWVVTVGEQANKYLAPAARLRGCQVYEAKNAIDAGIFVRKIMEKGALILLKGSQGDVYLEETTKMLLRNQEDEKWLVRQDKNWKKVKHDFFASFAEIAEDEV, from the coding sequence ATGTTTAAAAAAGGAATTCAGACAAAACTTGAAAAATATGTTCGAAGATATTTTGAAGAACATCCAGATATTAAATTGGTTACAGTCGCCGGATCGGTTGGAAAGACAAGTACAAAATTAGCTATTGCCACTATTTTAAGTCAGAAATATCGAGTGCGCTTGCATGAGGGCAATCATAACACACATTTAAGTGCTCCTCTTGCTATTTTAGGTATAAATTTTCCTGGAAACCCAAGAAATTTTTGGCAATGGCATAAAGTTTTTAAGGCTGCTCGAAAGCGGATTAAGTCTCCAGCTGGTAGTGAGCCTGAGGTGATTATTCAAGAGCTTGGAACTGATCATCCTGGTGATATCGCCCAATTTGGAGCTTATCTTTTTGCGGACATTTCAATAATTACATCTGTTACTCCTGAACATATGGAGTTTTTTGGTACGATTGATGCAGTAGCTCAAGAAGAGCTCGATGCTGCAACTTATGCGAAAATTGCAATTTTAAACCAAGATGATATTAATGGTGAATTTTTGAAATATCTTAGGAATTCTAACTTCTCCACTTACAGCTCAAGCGGTGGGGCTAACTATAATTTTATCCCTAATGATTTTTCACTTCTTGAAGGGTTTGGCGGTAATATTCAAACTCCAGAGTTCGGAGAAATACCCGTTCGAGCAAAAGTTTTCGGGGAGCATTCTTTAAGACCTATAACTGGTGCCGTTGCTGTTGCTATTAAGCTGGGGTTGAACCCGCAAGAAATTATAAATGGCCTAGCGAGCTTAAAACCCGTACCTGGCCGAATGAACTTTATGCGAGGTCTGGAAGATTCTGTATTAATTGACGATACTTATAATTCGAGTCCTGCGGCACTAACCGCAGCGATTCAGACTCTTTATGCGCTTTCTGCTCCTTCAAAGATTGCCGTTATTGGTAGCATGAATGAGCTTGGCGAATCTTCTGCGATGGAACATCAAAGGATTGGTGAGATGCTTGATGGTGTTGAGTTATCTTGGGTTGTTACTGTTGGTGAACAGGCTAATAAGTACTTGGCTCCAGCCGCTCGTTTGCGTGGCTGTCAGGTTTATGAGGCAAAAAATGCTATCGATGCTGGTATATTTGTTCGTAAGATTATGGAAAAGGGCGCTTTAATCTTGTTGAAAGGTTCTCAGGGGGATGTTTATCTTGAAGAAACAACAAAAATGCTTCTTAGAAATCAGGAAGATGAAAAATGGCTTGTTCGCCAAGATAAAAATTGGAAGAAAGTCAAGCATGATTTTTTCGCAAGTTTTGCTGAAATTGCTGAGGATGAGGTTTAA
- a CDS encoding NUDIX domain-containing protein, with protein MVEILPIVNERDEIIDEIDKSIFDKKTGRIYRVVSLVLFNENDEFLIQRRAFSKKTFAGKWQFSASAGHVQIGESYLDAIYRETIEEIGLNLKPSDFIEVEKVFIHTKENKRRFMQFFAAKVDFNLEDLAILHNEVAEVKLVNLAEFKEMIRGNPDDFMDSLEFSLRIIKDAQEKIKNNHSQAIL; from the coding sequence ATGGTGGAAATTTTACCAATCGTTAATGAACGAGATGAAATTATTGACGAGATTGATAAATCTATTTTTGATAAAAAGACCGGCAGAATCTATAGGGTTGTTTCACTAGTTTTATTTAACGAGAATGATGAATTTTTAATTCAACGTCGAGCTTTTTCAAAAAAAACTTTTGCGGGAAAGTGGCAGTTTTCAGCATCTGCTGGTCATGTTCAAATTGGTGAAAGTTACTTAGATGCGATCTATCGAGAAACTATTGAAGAGATTGGCTTGAATCTGAAGCCAAGCGATTTTATTGAAGTTGAAAAAGTTTTTATTCACACTAAAGAGAATAAACGTAGATTTATGCAGTTTTTTGCGGCTAAAGTCGATTTCAATCTTGAAGATTTAGCTATCTTACATAATGAAGTTGCAGAAGTTAAGCTTGTAAATCTTGCCGAGTTTAAAGAGATGATCCGAGGAAATCCAGATGATTTTATGGATTCTTTGGAGTTTTCTTTAAGAATTATTAAAGACGCGCAAGAAAAGATAAAAAATAATCATTCGCAGGCAATTTTATAG
- the tadA gene encoding Flp pilus assembly complex ATPase component TadA, producing MEEDKVQLMRRQKEEEATEQRAGILGLTYLDTREFENIFPLARDLFTNEQMYRAFLAPLQIGDIDTNKPWRILITSQTPRSVIQKLSKKYQEEGKTLELFLISESAWKNIMRRYDPPKKIIYDDIEIAGEGDSTTLDKVSQTLANVASDQVFDYLIDQADRLGASDIHIENQRQTIRIRMRVDGALHPVAELGRDRYRVIMGELSSRAGVSSASKTSQSGHMQKDIYRDGTSHLLNLRVETVPTMYGMDAVMRLFNFDESMLQLDLLGIAPKERAEIDEIISHPRGMVLMVGPTGSGKSTTLYSMLNALNTLDRKIITLEDPIEYGIGGISQIPIDTTHGASFADGLRSVLRLDPDVVMVGEIRDNDTARTAIQASITGHLVLSSFHANSTSAAFSRMIDMIGLNPIFSTAIRLLIAQRLVRKLDKNAKEYIPDEATKNWVRSVLDGVPAEKIPQDISGDFKLWKPMPSEESPFGYKGRIVVMEMMVVNDNIAAFLRGERGMISTEAIEAQAREDGLLTLMQQGVISALRGDTTIEEVNRVI from the coding sequence ATGGAAGAAGATAAAGTTCAGTTAATGCGTCGGCAAAAAGAGGAAGAAGCAACCGAGCAGCGTGCTGGTATTTTAGGCTTAACTTATCTTGACACTAGGGAATTTGAGAATATTTTTCCACTAGCTAGAGATCTTTTTACTAACGAACAAATGTATCGTGCTTTTTTGGCGCCACTACAAATTGGTGATATTGATACGAATAAACCTTGGAGGATTCTGATTACGAGTCAAACTCCACGTTCAGTAATACAAAAATTGAGTAAAAAATACCAGGAAGAAGGTAAAACTCTTGAGCTTTTCTTAATTTCTGAGAGTGCTTGGAAAAATATTATGCGGAGGTATGATCCGCCAAAAAAGATTATTTATGATGATATTGAAATTGCCGGAGAGGGTGATAGTACTACTTTAGATAAAGTTAGCCAAACCCTAGCAAATGTTGCCTCTGATCAGGTTTTTGATTATTTGATCGATCAAGCAGATAGGCTTGGCGCGAGCGATATTCACATCGAAAATCAACGTCAGACGATTCGAATTCGAATGCGTGTTGATGGTGCACTCCACCCGGTTGCTGAACTTGGACGAGATCGGTACCGTGTTATTATGGGTGAACTTTCTTCGCGCGCAGGGGTTTCGAGCGCTTCAAAAACTTCACAATCTGGGCATATGCAGAAGGATATTTATCGTGATGGGACTTCGCATCTTTTAAATTTGCGTGTTGAAACTGTGCCAACAATGTATGGAATGGATGCGGTGATGCGTTTGTTTAACTTTGATGAAAGTATGCTTCAGCTTGATTTGCTTGGGATTGCACCAAAAGAGCGAGCAGAAATTGATGAGATTATTTCACATCCACGCGGAATGGTTTTGATGGTTGGTCCAACTGGTTCGGGTAAATCAACAACACTATACTCGATGCTTAACGCTTTAAACACGCTTGACCGGAAGATTATTACGCTTGAAGACCCGATTGAGTATGGAATTGGTGGAATTTCGCAAATCCCTATTGATACAACACACGGTGCAAGCTTTGCCGACGGTTTGCGCTCGGTTTTGCGTCTTGACCCAGACGTCGTGATGGTTGGTGAGATTCGTGATAATGACACTGCGCGAACGGCAATTCAAGCTTCGATTACGGGACACTTGGTGCTTTCGAGTTTTCACGCCAATTCAACTAGTGCAGCTTTTTCGCGTATGATTGATATGATCGGGCTAAACCCTATCTTTTCAACAGCGATTCGACTTTTAATAGCTCAGCGACTTGTCCGAAAATTAGACAAGAATGCAAAAGAATATATACCTGATGAAGCAACTAAGAACTGGGTTCGAAGCGTTTTAGATGGGGTTCCTGCAGAAAAAATCCCACAAGATATCTCGGGTGATTTTAAGCTTTGGAAACCAATGCCTTCAGAAGAGAGTCCATTTGGGTATAAGGGGCGAATTGTGGTGATGGAAATGATGGTTGTAAATGATAATATTGCGGCATTCTTGCGTGGTGAAAGGGGGATGATTTCAACCGAAGCAATTGAAGCTCAAGCGCGTGAAGACGGCTTATTGACACTTATGCAACAGGGTGTAATTTCAGCTTTACGGGGCGATACGACTATCGAAGAAGTAAATCGCGTAATTTAG
- the rplS gene encoding 50S ribosomal protein L19, translating to MSFELIKKVNDAQKKHAVLDIKSGDTVRVHQKIKEGNKERIQIFEGVVIRTDRKKSHTSRITVRKIASGVGVEKSFLLHSPLVEKIEIVRRSKVRRNYLSFLRNRSGKSARLKPVVFDREAVNTLPEAPKAEEKVEEKEEA from the coding sequence ATGAGTTTTGAGTTAATCAAAAAAGTTAATGACGCACAGAAAAAACACGCCGTTCTTGATATTAAAAGTGGCGATACTGTTCGCGTTCACCAAAAAATTAAAGAAGGTAATAAAGAGCGAATCCAGATTTTTGAAGGTGTAGTTATTCGAACTGACCGTAAAAAATCTCATACTTCTCGAATTACTGTTCGAAAAATTGCTAGTGGCGTTGGTGTTGAGAAATCTTTCCTTCTTCATAGTCCATTAGTAGAAAAGATTGAAATTGTTCGTCGTTCAAAAGTTCGCCGAAACTATCTTTCATTCTTGAGAAACCGAAGTGGTAAAAGTGCCCGCCTTAAACCAGTTGTTTTTGATCGTGAGGCTGTAAACACTTTACCTGAAGCTCCAAAAGCCGAAGAAAAGGTTGAAGAAAAAGAAGAAGCTTAA
- a CDS encoding alpha/beta hydrolase: MNLRDWRKNLKHIFINIDKNKISTYQNIQKNKPTAVLFHGFGGNYFGLTPLGFELSKKYSIIICELPAHGKSSLETFEKNEDFQKFYTKLINELNKHNTIDLIVAHSFSCYFVSDPKISKKIPTVIINPVFSPSPSFLAGMKACSNSKTIMVLSNLPIFSPLKVALIQKKWSLEAIKNVFQNMFFCQHSPKRLLSQKKTIPIALNANNFSDKNFVKIAFIGKNDSTVEPFCEKKFKEIFPKAISKVVPKTGHLLPMENPKDIAEIILKTIK, from the coding sequence ATGAACCTAAGAGATTGGCGAAAAAATCTTAAACATATTTTTATCAATATCGACAAAAACAAGATTTCAACTTATCAAAATATCCAAAAAAATAAACCAACTGCAGTACTTTTTCATGGTTTTGGCGGAAATTATTTCGGTTTAACACCTCTAGGATTTGAGCTTTCAAAAAAATATTCAATTATTATTTGCGAATTACCCGCGCACGGCAAAAGCTCACTTGAAACTTTTGAAAAAAATGAAGATTTTCAAAAATTTTATACAAAATTAATCAACGAACTAAACAAACACAATACGATAGACCTTATTGTAGCGCATTCGTTTAGCTGCTATTTTGTCAGTGATCCGAAAATTTCAAAAAAAATCCCAACAGTCATCATAAACCCCGTCTTCAGCCCAAGTCCTTCTTTTTTAGCGGGTATGAAGGCTTGCTCCAATTCAAAAACTATTATGGTTTTATCAAATCTACCAATATTCTCGCCCCTTAAAGTTGCCTTAATTCAAAAAAAATGGTCACTTGAAGCTATTAAAAATGTTTTTCAAAATATGTTTTTTTGCCAACATTCCCCCAAAAGATTACTATCCCAGAAAAAAACCATTCCAATAGCATTAAATGCTAATAATTTTTCTGATAAAAATTTTGTTAAAATTGCTTTTATTGGAAAAAATGATTCGACCGTTGAACCTTTTTGTGAGAAAAAATTTAAAGAAATTTTTCCAAAAGCAATTTCGAAGGTCGTGCCAAAAACTGGTCATTTACTACCTATGGAAAACCCCAAAGATATTGCTGAAATAATTCTTAAAACAATAAAATAA
- a CDS encoding sortase, with protein sequence MNDNNKKNQDNGLRIPERKTQNSLLEGQNRAAIDFRRQKVEQIYKKVNTEQQAEIQNQQETQAPAKINLADYLKSQKNTENIEKQREDLIKKSISEVSQPLQSKPKADFNSGIGQETADFKSRQKIIQPLQNKQDIIKTNSFEKPTYKPQQSVQNTYQNNQKQQMSEQWKRYHAAWQNYYQKYYANYYSAALEQQKKKIANIQPEVIEELTESQKKERALAKLKKDISAKAREQTDKIRKSRHFVPIFSAIIVVLLFMFLQYNRLIFASVEAYVAPGNSDAAQVIYSPNSTNSVSQEPKLIIPKINVDVPVVYGVGNDSASQLKAMEKGVAHFAIPGANAVPGKNGNTVLSGHSSNDLFDTGDYKFIFAQLDKLQKGDVIYANYNGVRYTYNVTRSEVVLPNQVNRVQVGTDKPMLTLITCVPIGTAEKRLLVFAEQVSPDPTKAEAAPKEEGQSQNSNQTSLPRNSLTFFEKLFSWKWN encoded by the coding sequence ATGAATGATAATAATAAAAAAAATCAGGATAACGGTCTAAGAATCCCTGAGCGAAAAACACAAAACTCCCTTCTCGAGGGTCAAAATCGTGCCGCAATCGATTTTCGAAGACAGAAAGTCGAACAAATTTATAAAAAAGTTAATACCGAACAGCAAGCCGAAATCCAAAACCAGCAAGAAACTCAGGCGCCTGCAAAAATAAACCTTGCAGATTATTTGAAATCTCAAAAAAATACAGAAAATATCGAAAAACAACGAGAAGATTTAATAAAAAAATCAATTTCTGAAGTCTCACAGCCACTTCAATCAAAACCAAAAGCAGATTTTAACTCTGGCATTGGTCAAGAGACTGCTGATTTTAAATCAAGACAAAAAATAATTCAACCACTCCAAAATAAACAAGATATTATAAAAACTAACTCTTTCGAAAAACCTACCTACAAACCTCAACAATCTGTTCAAAACACATATCAAAATAATCAAAAGCAGCAAATGAGCGAACAGTGGAAGCGATATCATGCGGCTTGGCAAAATTATTATCAAAAATATTATGCAAATTATTATTCTGCAGCCCTAGAGCAACAAAAAAAGAAAATTGCCAATATTCAACCAGAAGTTATAGAGGAGTTAACCGAAAGTCAAAAGAAAGAACGCGCTTTAGCTAAACTAAAAAAAGACATCTCAGCAAAAGCTCGTGAGCAAACTGATAAAATTCGCAAATCACGACATTTTGTGCCAATTTTCTCCGCAATCATTGTAGTGTTATTATTTATGTTCTTGCAGTACAACCGATTGATTTTTGCATCTGTTGAGGCTTATGTTGCACCTGGAAATTCTGATGCGGCACAAGTTATTTATAGCCCAAATTCTACAAATTCAGTTAGCCAAGAGCCTAAGTTGATAATTCCTAAAATAAATGTTGACGTCCCTGTAGTTTATGGGGTTGGTAATGATAGCGCATCTCAACTTAAAGCGATGGAAAAAGGAGTTGCCCATTTTGCAATTCCTGGAGCGAATGCAGTTCCCGGAAAAAATGGAAACACGGTGTTAAGTGGTCACTCAAGTAACGATCTTTTTGATACAGGAGATTATAAATTTATCTTTGCTCAGCTAGATAAGCTTCAAAAAGGAGACGTTATTTACGCCAACTATAATGGAGTTCGTTACACTTACAACGTTACAAGGTCTGAAGTCGTGCTTCCAAACCAAGTTAATCGCGTTCAAGTCGGAACAGACAAGCCTATGTTAACCTTGATAACCTGCGTACCAATTGGAACCGCCGAAAAACGCCTTCTAGTATTTGCTGAACAAGTTTCTCCAGATCCAACAAAAGCAGAAGCAGCACCAAAAGAAGAGGGTCAGTCACAAAATTCAAACCAAACTTCACTCCCTCGAAATTCTCTAACATTTTTCGAAAAACTATTTAGCTGGAAGTGGAATTAA
- a CDS encoding histidine phosphatase family protein, with protein MANPLRLVMIRHGQSEANIVQHAQKLGRKIDLEEKVETRADWRQRLSPEGREQAERAERELAKVYGSLDFFDSKYSSPFIRARETAVILSGENQYFWKIDDLLAERNWGIYGRVSVNERLDNFPLSVKYLYNDPFYMRLDGGESIFDVYVRFRTFTDRLKKEDSNQNVLIVAHKQLIQSACYLIEGLLPEKWNDMSKRYIYDIPNLGAIEYSRVNPLDASDVRENFSWRRVLNLGEADGKYGNWEEFDVRRDFSNSELREQILENEPFLK; from the coding sequence ATGGCGAATCCACTACGACTTGTAATGATTCGACACGGGCAGAGCGAAGCAAATATAGTTCAGCACGCGCAAAAACTTGGTAGGAAGATTGATTTGGAGGAAAAAGTCGAGACACGTGCGGATTGGCGACAGCGACTTTCGCCGGAGGGAAGAGAGCAAGCTGAGAGAGCTGAAAGAGAACTTGCAAAGGTTTATGGAAGTTTAGATTTTTTTGATTCAAAATATTCATCACCTTTTATTCGCGCAAGAGAGACTGCCGTAATTTTAAGTGGTGAAAATCAATATTTTTGGAAAATTGATGATTTATTAGCGGAGCGAAATTGGGGTATTTATGGTCGTGTTAGCGTTAATGAACGACTTGATAACTTCCCTTTATCTGTTAAATATTTGTATAATGATCCGTTTTATATGCGTCTTGATGGGGGTGAAAGCATTTTTGATGTTTATGTAAGGTTCCGAACTTTCACGGATAGATTAAAAAAAGAAGATTCAAACCAGAATGTACTTATTGTTGCTCATAAGCAATTAATTCAATCAGCATGTTATCTGATAGAGGGTCTTTTGCCGGAAAAGTGGAATGATATGTCGAAAAGATATATTTATGACATCCCCAACCTTGGTGCAATTGAGTATTCGAGAGTTAACCCGCTAGATGCTAGCGATGTTCGTGAGAATTTTTCTTGGCGAAGGGTTTTGAACCTAGGTGAAGCTGATGGAAAATATGGTAATTGGGAAGAGTTCGATGTTCGAAGAGATTTTTCTAATAGTGAGCTGAGGGAACAAATTTTAGAAAATGAACCTTTTTTAAAATAA
- the gltX gene encoding glutamate--tRNA ligase, whose translation MKARTRFAPSPTGYIHVGNVRSALYPYLIAKQTGGDFILRIEDTDQARFVEGAEDLILDTLKWLGLDWDEGPVYGDKTKEMGDFGPYHQTDRREKYLDWAKKMIEKGLAYADPYSPEEVEEFRKKAKLEKRAFLYRDHRPENPPEWKIGMPLRFKTPEIKRYNWHDAVMGDLSAGPEALDDFILIKADGLPTYNFAHIVDDFEMKVTHVIRGSEYVASTPKYLSLYEALGIQPPILAHLPHILAPEGNKKLGKRDGAKSVSEYRADGILPEAMLNFLAQLGWNDGTEQDIFTKEELIEKFSLDRVQKSGARFDEQRLLWLNGQWIRRISLDDLFNRVKDFWGESAQNANEEYKKEVLSLVFDRLKTLKDLPLASDYFFTEQNPDLEMISKNKQLKKLEKSQLLDLLGKSIDKFEKVEDWNEDKLQESLNQLLEETGQKPGILFQIIRISLTWAPFSPALNQTLRVIGKNESIKRLKNSFREIEKM comes from the coding sequence ATGAAAGCAAGAACTCGTTTTGCGCCAAGTCCAACCGGTTATATCCATGTTGGAAATGTTCGAAGCGCACTTTACCCTTATTTAATCGCCAAACAAACAGGCGGAGATTTCATTTTAAGAATTGAAGACACTGATCAAGCTCGATTTGTTGAAGGGGCGGAAGATCTAATTCTGGATACTCTAAAATGGCTTGGACTTGATTGGGATGAAGGGCCGGTTTACGGAGATAAAACCAAGGAGATGGGTGATTTTGGTCCATACCATCAGACAGATCGTCGTGAAAAATATCTTGATTGGGCGAAGAAAATGATCGAAAAAGGATTGGCTTATGCTGACCCGTATTCTCCTGAAGAAGTTGAAGAATTTCGAAAAAAAGCAAAACTTGAAAAGAGAGCATTTCTATATCGTGATCATCGTCCGGAAAATCCACCGGAATGGAAAATCGGAATGCCACTTCGGTTTAAAACACCAGAAATTAAAAGATATAATTGGCATGATGCTGTTATGGGTGATCTTTCTGCAGGGCCAGAAGCTTTAGATGACTTTATTCTAATTAAGGCAGATGGGTTACCAACATATAATTTTGCGCATATTGTTGATGATTTCGAAATGAAAGTTACGCATGTGATTCGTGGGTCTGAATATGTCGCAAGCACACCAAAATATCTTTCGCTTTATGAGGCTCTCGGGATTCAGCCGCCAATTTTAGCGCACTTACCACATATTTTAGCTCCGGAAGGAAATAAAAAACTTGGTAAACGTGATGGGGCTAAGAGTGTCAGCGAATATCGTGCAGATGGTATTTTGCCTGAAGCTATGCTTAACTTTTTAGCACAACTAGGCTGGAATGATGGTACTGAACAGGATATTTTTACGAAAGAAGAATTAATTGAAAAATTCTCACTAGATCGTGTGCAGAAATCTGGCGCAAGGTTTGATGAGCAACGACTTTTATGGCTCAATGGGCAGTGGATTCGTCGAATTTCTTTGGATGATTTATTTAATCGTGTGAAAGATTTTTGGGGAGAAAGTGCTCAAAATGCTAATGAAGAATATAAAAAAGAAGTTCTTAGCTTGGTTTTTGATAGATTAAAAACACTTAAAGACTTACCGCTTGCGAGTGATTATTTCTTCACTGAACAAAATCCTGATTTGGAGATGATTTCTAAAAATAAACAGCTTAAAAAGCTCGAAAAATCACAATTGTTAGATTTGCTAGGAAAATCAATTGATAAATTCGAAAAAGTTGAAGACTGGAACGAGGATAAACTTCAAGAATCATTAAACCAACTTCTTGAGGAAACTGGCCAAAAACCGGGAATTCTATTTCAGATTATCCGAATTTCGCTCACTTGGGCTCCATTTTCGCCAGCGCTAAATCAAACATTGCGAGTAATTGGCAAAAATGAAAGTATAAAACGACTTAAAAACTCTTTTCGAGAGATTGAAAAAATGTAA